The Dasypus novemcinctus isolate mDasNov1 chromosome 20, mDasNov1.1.hap2, whole genome shotgun sequence genome includes a region encoding these proteins:
- the NCAPD2 gene encoding condensin complex subunit 1 isoform X2 has protein sequence MLKHFDTIYSILHHFRSIDPGLKEDTLEFLIKVVSRHSQELPTVLDDATLSVLDRSAHLNALKMNCYALIRLLESFETMTSQTSLMDLGGKGKKGRIKAAHGFDWEEERQPILQLLTQLLQLDIRHLWNHSIIEEEFVSLVTGCCYRLLENPTISHQKNRPTREAITHLLGVALMRYNHMLSATVKIIQMLQHFEHLAPVLVAAVSLWATDYGMKSIVGEIVREIGQKCPQELSRDPLGAKGFAAFLTELAERVPAILMSNMCVLLDHLDGENYMMRNAVLAAMAEMVLQVLNGDQLEEAARDTRDQFLDTLQAHGHDINSFVRSRVLQLFTRIVQQKALPLTRFKAVVALAVGRLADKSVLVCKNAIQLLASFLANNPFSCKLSDTDLAGPLQKEAQKLQEMRAQRRTAAASALLDPEEEWEAMLPELKSTLKQLLKLPQEEEVIPEEIANTETAEEVEGRIHRLLTKASYKQAIILTREARCHFPESKLFSYMDPEESEETRFLNLLGNIFKGPAASTEKGPVGDMGSGQIICKDNPNVVEPEKYRESDELVKQEMLVQYLQDAYNFSQRISEAIGIISKMMYENTTTVVQEVIEFFVMVSQFGVPQALLGVRRMLPLIWSKEPGVREAVLNAYRQLYLNPKGDSARAKAQALIQKLSLLLVDASVGTIQCLEEILCEFVQKDELKPSVTQMLWERATEKVPCSSLERCSSVMLLGMMARGKPEIVGSNLDTLVSIGLNEKFPHDYRLAQQVCHAIANISDRRKPSLGKRHPPFRLPQEHRLFKQLREMVTKGFVHPDPLWIPFKEVAVTLIYQLAEGPEVISAQILQDCAGQALEKLEEKSTTEEDPKETPMLPTFLLMNLLSLAGDVALQQLVHLEQAISGELCRRRVLREEQEHKTKGPKEKNNSSETTMEEELGLVGATADDTEAELIRNICEMELLDGKQVLAAFVPLLLKVCNNPGLYSNPDLSAAASLALGKFCMISATFCDSQLRLLFTMLEKSSLPIVRSNLMVATGDLAIRFPNLIDPWTPHLYARLRDPAWQVRKTAGLVMTHLILKDMVKVKGQVSEMAVLLIDPEPQIAALAKNFFNELSHKGNAIYNLLPDIISRLSDPEGGVEEEPFHTIMKQLLSYITKDKQTESLVEKLCQRFRTARTERQYRDLAYCVSQLPLTERGLRKMLDNFDCFGDKLSDEAIFGAFLLVVGKLRRGAKPEGKAIIDEFEQKLRACHTRGVDAVEELEIGQGAPSATKKQYAVSKHQPLASAASEDDFVTPKPRCPTRRIPNTQQRASKKKPKIVFSSDESSEEDLSAELKDDETPKKTTPIRRASTRGLRS, from the exons ATGCTGAAGCACTTTGATACTATCTACAGCATTTTACA TCACTTTCGAAGTATAGATCCTGGCCTGAAGGAAGATACTCTGGAGTTCCTGATAAAAG TGGTATCCCGCCATTCCCAGGAACTTCCAACTGTCCTGGATGATGCAACTTTGAGTGTATTAGATAGAAGCGCCCATCTAAATGCCCTCAAAATGAACTGCTATGCTCTGATCCGCCTCTTGGAATCCTTTGAGACCATGACCAGCCAGACAAGCCTCATGGACCTTGGTGGGAAG GGTAAGAAAGGCCGAATCAAGGCAGCCCATGGCTTTGACTGGGAAGAAGAGAGGCAACCAATACTTCAGCTTTTAACTCAGCTGCTCCAGTTGGACATTCGTCACCTGTGGAACCACTCAATAATTGAAGAGGAATTTGTCAG tttggtTACTGGCTGCTGCTACCGCCTCCTGGAGAACCCCACCATCAGTCACCAGAAGAACCGCCCCACTCGGGAAGCCATAACACACCTGCTTGGTGTGGCCTTGATGCGCTATAATCATATGCTCA GTGCCACTGTGAAGATTATCCAGATGCTGCAGCACTTTGAACACCTGGCACCTGTACTGGTGGCAGCTGTGAGTCTGTGGGCAACTGATTATGGAATGAAGAGCATAGTGGGAGAAATTGTAAG AGAGATTGGACAAAAATGTCCCCAGGAGCTGAGTCGGGATCCTTTAGGGGCAAAGGGTTTTGCAGCATTCCTGACAGAACTTGCAGAACGTGTTCCAGCTATCCTGATGTCTAACATGTGTGTTTTGCTAGATCATCTGGATGGGGAG aatTACATGATGCGCAATGCTGTGCTGGCAGCCATGGCAGAGATGGTACTGCAGGTTCTGAATGGCGATCAATTAGAGGAAGCAGCCCGAGACACCAGAGATCAGTTCTTGGACACTTTGCAAGCCCACGGCCATGATATCAACTCCTTTGTGAGGAGTCGTGTTTTGCAGCTCTTTACACGAATCGTCCAGCAAAAA GCTCTCCCCCTCACACGTTTCAAGGCAGTGGTAGCCTTAGCAGTGGGACGTCTAGCAGACAAGTCGGTACTAGTATGTAAAAATGCCATCCAGCTGCTGGCCAGTTTTCTAGCCAATAATCCCTTCTCTTGCAAG CTCAGTGACACTGACCTTGCCGGACCACTGCAGAAGGAGGCACAGAAATTACAAGAGATGAGGGCCCAGAGGCGAACTGCAGCTGCCT CTGCTCTGTTGGACCCAGAGGAGGAGTGGGAAGCCATGCTGCCAGAGTTGAAATCTACCCTAAAGCAGCTTTTAAAGCTTCCCCAGGAAGAAGAGGTGATTCCTGAGGAAATTGCAAATACAGAGACTGCTGAAGAGGTGGAAGGACGTATCCATCGGCTGCTTACCAAAGCTAGTTACAA GCAAGCCATCATTCTCACCCGAGAAGCCAGATGCCACTTCCCGGAATCCAAACTCTTCAGTTATATGGATCCAGAGGAGTCAGAGGAGACCAGATTCCTGAATCTGTTAGGAAATATCTTCAAAG GCCCAGCAGCTTCCACAGAAAAGGGGCCTGTAGGGGACATGGGCTCAGGACAGATTATCTGTAAGGACAACCCCAATGTGGTAGAGCCTGAGAAATACAGGGAAAGTGATGAACTGGTGAAGCAGGAGATGCTAGTCCAGTATCTGCAGGATGCCTACAATTTCTCTCAGAGGATTTCAGAGGCCATTGGCATCATCAGCAAGATGATGTATGAAAACACAACTACAG TGGTACAGGAGGTGATTGAATTCTTTGTGATGGTGTCCCAATTTGGGGTACCCCAGGCCTTGTTGGGGGTACGCCGCATGCTGCCTCTCATTTGGTCTAAGGAGCCTGGTGTCCGGGAAGCTGTGCTTAATGCCTACCGCCAGCTCTACCTTAACCCCAAAGGGGACTCTGCCAG AGCCAAGGCCCAGGCTTTGATTCAGAAACTCTCTTTGCTGTTAGTGGATGCCTCCGTTGGGACCATTCAGTGTCTTGAGGAAATC ctctGTGAGTTTGTGCAGAAAGATGAGTTGAAACCATCAGTGACCCAAATGCTGTGGGAACGTGCAACTGAGAAGGTCCCCTGCTCTTCTCTGGAGCGCTGTTCCTCTGTCATGCTTCTTGGGATGATGGCACG TGGAAAACCAGAAATTGTGGGAAGCAACTTAGATACATTGGTAAGCATAGGACTGAATGAGAAATTTCCACATGACTACCGGCTGGCCCAACAGGTGTGCCACGCTATTGCCAACATCTCTGACAGAAGAAAG CCTTCTCTTGGCAAACGACACCCTCCCTTCCGGCTGCCTCAGGAACACAGGTTGTTCAAGCAACTGCGTGAGATGGTCACAAAAG GCTTTGTCCACCCAGACCCACTTTGGATCCCATTCAAAGAGGTGGCAGTGACCCTTATTTACCAGCTGGCAGAGGGCCCTGAGGTGATCTCTGCCCAGATATTGCAGGACTGTGCAGGGCAAGCCCTGGAAAAACTGGAGGAGAAGAGCACCACTGAGGAGGACCCGA AGGAGACCCCCATGCTCCCCACTTTCCTGTTGATGAATCTGCTGTCCCTGGCTGGGGATGTGGCCCTGCAGCAGCTGGTACATCTGGAACAGGCAATAAGTGGGGAGCTCTGTCGGCGCAGAGTTCTTCGAGAAGAACAAGAGCACAAGACTAAAGGTCCAAAAGAGAAG AATAATAGCTCTGAGACAACCATGGAGGAGGAGCTGGGGCTGGTCGGAGCTACTGCAGATGACACAGAGGCAGAACTAATCCGTAACATCTGCGAGATGGAACTGTTGGATG GCAAACAGGTACTGGCTGCCTTTGTTCCACTTCTGCTTAAAGTTTGCAACAACCCTGGCCTCTATAGCAACCCAGATCTCTCTGCAGCTGCTTCACTTGCCCTTGGCAAGTTCTGCATGATCAG TGCCACTTTCTGTGACTCCCAGCTTCGTCTTCTGTTCACCATGCTAGAAAAGTCCTCACTCCCTATTGTCCGGTCTAACCTCATGGTAGCCACTGGGGATCTGGCTATCCGCTTCCCCAACCTGATTGACCCCTGGACACCTCATCTGTATGCACG CCTGCGGGACCCAGCTTGGCAAGTGCGGAAAACAGCAGGGCTGGTGATGACACACCTGATCCTAAAGGACATGGTAAAGGTGAAGGGGCAGGTCAGCGAGATGGCCGTGCTGCTCATCGACCCTGAGCCTCAGATTGCTGCCCTGGCCAAGAACTTCTTCAATGAGCTTTCCCACAAG GGCAACGCGATCTATAATCTCCTTCCAGATATCATCAGCCGCCTGTCGGACCctgagggtggggtggaggaagAGCCTTTCCACACCATTATGAA GCAGCTCCTCTCCTACATCACCAAGGACAAGCAGACTGAGAGCCTGGTGGAGAAGCTGTGCCAGCGGTTCCGCACGGCTCG AACTGAGCGGCAGTACCGGGACCTGGCCTACTGCGTGTCACAGCTGCCCCTCACAGAGCGAGGCCTCCGCAAGATGCTTGACAATTTTGATTGCTTTGGAGATAAGCTGTCAGATGAGGCTATCTTCGGTGCTTTTTTGTTGGTTGTGGGCAAGCTGCGGCGTGGGGCCAAGCCTGAGGGCAAG GCTATCATAGATGAATTTGAGCAGAAGCTTCGGGCCTGTCACACCAGAGGTGTGGATGCAGTAGAGGAGCTTGAGATTGGCCAAGGAGCCCCATCAGCTACCAAGAAACAGTATGCTG TCTCTAAGCACCAGCCTCTGGCTTCTGCTGCCTCAGAGGATGACTTTGTCACACCTAAGCCCCGCTGTCCTACCCGTCGGATTCCAAACACCCAGCAGCGAGCttctaaaaagaaaccaaaaatagtCTTCTCAAGTGATGAGTCCAGTGAGGAAG ATCTTTCAGCCGAGTTGAAAGATGATGAGACACCCAAGAAAACCACCCCCATCCGCCGAGCATCCACACGCGGGCTTAGGTCCTGA
- the NCAPD2 gene encoding condensin complex subunit 1 isoform X4, with amino-acid sequence MLKHFDTIYSILHHFRSIDPGLKEDTLEFLIKVVSRHSQELPTVLDDATLSVLDRSAHLNALKMNCYALIRLLESFETMTSQTSLMDLGGKGKKGRIKAAHGFDWEEERQPILQLLTQLLQLDIRHLWNHSIIEEEFVSLVTGCCYRLLENPTISHQKNRPTREAITHLLGVALMRYNHMLSATVKIIQMLQHFEHLAPVLVAAVSLWATDYGMKSIVGEIVREIGQKCPQELSRDPLGAKGFAAFLTELAERVPAILMSNMCVLLDHLDGENYMMRNAVLAAMAEMVLQVLNGDQLEEAARDTRDQFLDTLQAHGHDINSFVRSRVLQLFTRIVQQKALPLTRFKAVVALAVGRLADKSVLVCKNAIQLLASFLANNPFSCKLSDTDLAGPLQKEAQKLQEMRAQRRTAAASALLDPEEEWEAMLPELKSTLKQLLKLPQEEEVIPEEIANTETAEEVEGRIHRLLTKASYKQAIILTREARCHFPESKLFSYMDPEESEETRFLNLLGNIFKVVQEVIEFFVMVSQFGVPQALLGVRRMLPLIWSKEPGVREAVLNAYRQLYLNPKGDSARAKAQALIQKLSLLLVDASVGTIQCLEEILCEFVQKDELKPSVTQMLWERATEKVPCSSLERCSSVMLLGMMARGKPEIVGSNLDTLVSIGLNEKFPHDYRLAQQVCHAIANISDRRKPSLGKRHPPFRLPQEHRLFKQLREMVTKGFVHPDPLWIPFKEVAVTLIYQLAEGPEVISAQILQDCAGQALEKLEEKSTTEEDPKETPMLPTFLLMNLLSLAGDVALQQLVHLEQAISGELCRRRVLREEQEHKTKGPKEKNNSSETTMEEELGLVGATADDTEAELIRNICEMELLDGKQVLAAFVPLLLKVCNNPGLYSNPDLSAAASLALGKFCMISATFCDSQLRLLFTMLEKSSLPIVRSNLMVATGDLAIRFPNLIDPWTPHLYARLRDPAWQVRKTAGLVMTHLILKDMVKVKGQVSEMAVLLIDPEPQIAALAKNFFNELSHKGNAIYNLLPDIISRLSDPEGGVEEEPFHTIMKQLLSYITKDKQTESLVEKLCQRFRTARTERQYRDLAYCVSQLPLTERGLRKMLDNFDCFGDKLSDEAIFGAFLLVVGKLRRGAKPEGKAIIDEFEQKLRACHTRGVDAVEELEIGQGAPSATKKQYAVSKHQPLASAASEDDFVTPKPRCPTRRIPNTQQRASKKKPKIVFSSDESSEEDLSAELKDDETPKKTTPIRRASTRGLRS; translated from the exons ATGCTGAAGCACTTTGATACTATCTACAGCATTTTACA TCACTTTCGAAGTATAGATCCTGGCCTGAAGGAAGATACTCTGGAGTTCCTGATAAAAG TGGTATCCCGCCATTCCCAGGAACTTCCAACTGTCCTGGATGATGCAACTTTGAGTGTATTAGATAGAAGCGCCCATCTAAATGCCCTCAAAATGAACTGCTATGCTCTGATCCGCCTCTTGGAATCCTTTGAGACCATGACCAGCCAGACAAGCCTCATGGACCTTGGTGGGAAG GGTAAGAAAGGCCGAATCAAGGCAGCCCATGGCTTTGACTGGGAAGAAGAGAGGCAACCAATACTTCAGCTTTTAACTCAGCTGCTCCAGTTGGACATTCGTCACCTGTGGAACCACTCAATAATTGAAGAGGAATTTGTCAG tttggtTACTGGCTGCTGCTACCGCCTCCTGGAGAACCCCACCATCAGTCACCAGAAGAACCGCCCCACTCGGGAAGCCATAACACACCTGCTTGGTGTGGCCTTGATGCGCTATAATCATATGCTCA GTGCCACTGTGAAGATTATCCAGATGCTGCAGCACTTTGAACACCTGGCACCTGTACTGGTGGCAGCTGTGAGTCTGTGGGCAACTGATTATGGAATGAAGAGCATAGTGGGAGAAATTGTAAG AGAGATTGGACAAAAATGTCCCCAGGAGCTGAGTCGGGATCCTTTAGGGGCAAAGGGTTTTGCAGCATTCCTGACAGAACTTGCAGAACGTGTTCCAGCTATCCTGATGTCTAACATGTGTGTTTTGCTAGATCATCTGGATGGGGAG aatTACATGATGCGCAATGCTGTGCTGGCAGCCATGGCAGAGATGGTACTGCAGGTTCTGAATGGCGATCAATTAGAGGAAGCAGCCCGAGACACCAGAGATCAGTTCTTGGACACTTTGCAAGCCCACGGCCATGATATCAACTCCTTTGTGAGGAGTCGTGTTTTGCAGCTCTTTACACGAATCGTCCAGCAAAAA GCTCTCCCCCTCACACGTTTCAAGGCAGTGGTAGCCTTAGCAGTGGGACGTCTAGCAGACAAGTCGGTACTAGTATGTAAAAATGCCATCCAGCTGCTGGCCAGTTTTCTAGCCAATAATCCCTTCTCTTGCAAG CTCAGTGACACTGACCTTGCCGGACCACTGCAGAAGGAGGCACAGAAATTACAAGAGATGAGGGCCCAGAGGCGAACTGCAGCTGCCT CTGCTCTGTTGGACCCAGAGGAGGAGTGGGAAGCCATGCTGCCAGAGTTGAAATCTACCCTAAAGCAGCTTTTAAAGCTTCCCCAGGAAGAAGAGGTGATTCCTGAGGAAATTGCAAATACAGAGACTGCTGAAGAGGTGGAAGGACGTATCCATCGGCTGCTTACCAAAGCTAGTTACAA GCAAGCCATCATTCTCACCCGAGAAGCCAGATGCCACTTCCCGGAATCCAAACTCTTCAGTTATATGGATCCAGAGGAGTCAGAGGAGACCAGATTCCTGAATCTGTTAGGAAATATCTTCAAAG TGGTACAGGAGGTGATTGAATTCTTTGTGATGGTGTCCCAATTTGGGGTACCCCAGGCCTTGTTGGGGGTACGCCGCATGCTGCCTCTCATTTGGTCTAAGGAGCCTGGTGTCCGGGAAGCTGTGCTTAATGCCTACCGCCAGCTCTACCTTAACCCCAAAGGGGACTCTGCCAG AGCCAAGGCCCAGGCTTTGATTCAGAAACTCTCTTTGCTGTTAGTGGATGCCTCCGTTGGGACCATTCAGTGTCTTGAGGAAATC ctctGTGAGTTTGTGCAGAAAGATGAGTTGAAACCATCAGTGACCCAAATGCTGTGGGAACGTGCAACTGAGAAGGTCCCCTGCTCTTCTCTGGAGCGCTGTTCCTCTGTCATGCTTCTTGGGATGATGGCACG TGGAAAACCAGAAATTGTGGGAAGCAACTTAGATACATTGGTAAGCATAGGACTGAATGAGAAATTTCCACATGACTACCGGCTGGCCCAACAGGTGTGCCACGCTATTGCCAACATCTCTGACAGAAGAAAG CCTTCTCTTGGCAAACGACACCCTCCCTTCCGGCTGCCTCAGGAACACAGGTTGTTCAAGCAACTGCGTGAGATGGTCACAAAAG GCTTTGTCCACCCAGACCCACTTTGGATCCCATTCAAAGAGGTGGCAGTGACCCTTATTTACCAGCTGGCAGAGGGCCCTGAGGTGATCTCTGCCCAGATATTGCAGGACTGTGCAGGGCAAGCCCTGGAAAAACTGGAGGAGAAGAGCACCACTGAGGAGGACCCGA AGGAGACCCCCATGCTCCCCACTTTCCTGTTGATGAATCTGCTGTCCCTGGCTGGGGATGTGGCCCTGCAGCAGCTGGTACATCTGGAACAGGCAATAAGTGGGGAGCTCTGTCGGCGCAGAGTTCTTCGAGAAGAACAAGAGCACAAGACTAAAGGTCCAAAAGAGAAG AATAATAGCTCTGAGACAACCATGGAGGAGGAGCTGGGGCTGGTCGGAGCTACTGCAGATGACACAGAGGCAGAACTAATCCGTAACATCTGCGAGATGGAACTGTTGGATG GCAAACAGGTACTGGCTGCCTTTGTTCCACTTCTGCTTAAAGTTTGCAACAACCCTGGCCTCTATAGCAACCCAGATCTCTCTGCAGCTGCTTCACTTGCCCTTGGCAAGTTCTGCATGATCAG TGCCACTTTCTGTGACTCCCAGCTTCGTCTTCTGTTCACCATGCTAGAAAAGTCCTCACTCCCTATTGTCCGGTCTAACCTCATGGTAGCCACTGGGGATCTGGCTATCCGCTTCCCCAACCTGATTGACCCCTGGACACCTCATCTGTATGCACG CCTGCGGGACCCAGCTTGGCAAGTGCGGAAAACAGCAGGGCTGGTGATGACACACCTGATCCTAAAGGACATGGTAAAGGTGAAGGGGCAGGTCAGCGAGATGGCCGTGCTGCTCATCGACCCTGAGCCTCAGATTGCTGCCCTGGCCAAGAACTTCTTCAATGAGCTTTCCCACAAG GGCAACGCGATCTATAATCTCCTTCCAGATATCATCAGCCGCCTGTCGGACCctgagggtggggtggaggaagAGCCTTTCCACACCATTATGAA GCAGCTCCTCTCCTACATCACCAAGGACAAGCAGACTGAGAGCCTGGTGGAGAAGCTGTGCCAGCGGTTCCGCACGGCTCG AACTGAGCGGCAGTACCGGGACCTGGCCTACTGCGTGTCACAGCTGCCCCTCACAGAGCGAGGCCTCCGCAAGATGCTTGACAATTTTGATTGCTTTGGAGATAAGCTGTCAGATGAGGCTATCTTCGGTGCTTTTTTGTTGGTTGTGGGCAAGCTGCGGCGTGGGGCCAAGCCTGAGGGCAAG GCTATCATAGATGAATTTGAGCAGAAGCTTCGGGCCTGTCACACCAGAGGTGTGGATGCAGTAGAGGAGCTTGAGATTGGCCAAGGAGCCCCATCAGCTACCAAGAAACAGTATGCTG TCTCTAAGCACCAGCCTCTGGCTTCTGCTGCCTCAGAGGATGACTTTGTCACACCTAAGCCCCGCTGTCCTACCCGTCGGATTCCAAACACCCAGCAGCGAGCttctaaaaagaaaccaaaaatagtCTTCTCAAGTGATGAGTCCAGTGAGGAAG ATCTTTCAGCCGAGTTGAAAGATGATGAGACACCCAAGAAAACCACCCCCATCCGCCGAGCATCCACACGCGGGCTTAGGTCCTGA